From the genome of Heptranchias perlo isolate sHepPer1 unplaced genomic scaffold, sHepPer1.hap1 HAP1_SCAFFOLD_198, whole genome shotgun sequence, one region includes:
- the LOC137309973 gene encoding E3 ubiquitin/ISG15 ligase TRIM25-like, translating to MRISLPALVPLSLSLFCVKTLSGAAGMEPGAFEDELTCAVCLQVYQDPVILPCLHSFCLKCIEGVWAQTAGPEGFECPQCRRKFNPRPSLERNFTLCNIVEKYNRSQPPADSGRVMCEYCEENPTPAVKTCLKCETSFCSLHLKPHLRKEALKDHTLIEPTADLTERQCLDHKKVFEFYCKDDAECVCVSCTIIGKHKSHTLLSLDQAQAAIKEELEREIERLRGVQQNCSSKQRDLERSEAEIKTLINELKGKLSKSYSDWRRQLEEDEEYALKLIDEEGLRALSQIRSCSEALNKRMEQMTLIDGEYQSLVQRDPLSFIQNSKQLLSRVTETQRVTDPDVPALTLNLSKISQLIQKRLNGSEKYHSDILGMIRKNVQLFSNSGHHTLGEMSRLRISRGQRSAMSLDPKTANWNLVLSDDLRSVTRTKQKQPCPPHPERFKDWPQVLCSQSFSSGSHSWDVETDGKYWGIGIVCGSAEREGGESGLGNSSKSWCLCYVLFGDSLSAAHNSRFTDLPLIPSNSRIRVQLDYEAGTVSFHRVTDSLTHLHTFQTTFTEPVFPAFYCWKKTSLKLLN from the exons ATGagaatttcacttcctgctctggttcctctctctctctctctcttttgtgtgaaaactctttcaggtgctgcaggaatggagcccggagctttcgaggatgaattaacctgtgctgtgtgtctccaggtgtACCAGGACCCGGTGATATTACCCTGTCTGCAcagtttctgtttgaaatgtattgaggGAGTTTGGGCCCAGACAGCAGGCCCAGAAGGGTTTGAGTGCCCTCAGTGTCgccggaaattcaaccccaggcccagtctggagAGAAACTTCACGCTGTGTAATATCGTGGAGAAATACAATCGCTCACAGCCTCCTGCTGATTCAGGCCGTGTCATGTGTGAGTATTGTGAAGAAAATCCAACCCCGGCTGTGAAGACGTGTCTGAAATGTGAAACTTCCTTTTGCTCCCTTCATTTAAAACCACATTTACGGAAAGAGGCCTTGAAAGATCACACCCTAATCGAGCCTACGGCTGACcttacagagagacagtgcctTGACCATAAGAAGGTCTTTGAATTCTACTGTAAAGAtgatgcagagtgtgtgtgtgtttcttgtacaataatagggaaacataaatcccacacactgctgagcctcgatcaggcacaagctgcaattaag gaagaattggagagagaaatcgagaggcttcggggagtccagcagaattgttccagcaaacagcgagacttggagagatcagaagctgaaataaag ACACTAATCAATGAGCTGAAAGGAAAGCTATCGAAGAGCTACTCTGACTGGAGGAGAcagctggaagaagatgaagaatacgcactgaaactgatcgatgaggaggggctccgagctctctcacagattagaagctgttctgaagcattaaacaagaggatggaacagatgacattaatagatggagaataccagagtctggtacagagggaccctctctcctttattcag aactcgaagcagctcctttccag agtgactgagactcagagagtcacagacccagatgttccagcgctcaccctgaacctgtccaaaatatctcaacttatccagaagaggctgaatggatcggaaaagtaccactcagacatattgggaatgataaggaaaaatgtgcagcttttctccaattctgggcaccacactttaggagagaTGTCAAGGTTAAGAATTTCAAGAG ggcaaaggtcagcgatgagcctggatccaaagacagcaaactggaacttggttctgtcggatgatctgagatcagtaacaCGGACTAAACAGAAACAGCCCTGcccacctcacccagagaggtttaaagactggccccaagtcctctgctcccagagtttctcctcaggatcccattcctgggatgtggagacTGATGGGAAATACTGGGGAATAGGGATTGTGTGtgggagcgcagagagagaggggggagagtctggtctCGGGAACAGCAGTAAATCCTGGTGTTTATGTTATGTTTTGTTTGGTGATTCTCTCAGTGCCGCTCACAATTCCCGGTTCACTGACCTCCCACTGATCCCGTCTAACAGCCGGATCCGAGTTCAGTTGGATTACGAGGCCGGGACTGTGTCATTTCACcgggtcactgactcactgacacatttacacacatttcaaaccacattcactgaacccGTGTTTCCGGCATTTTATTGTTGGAAAAAAACATCCctaaaactgttaaattaa